In Candidatus Hydrogenedentota bacterium, the sequence CGCGGTCCGCCATCCAGCCGGAGCCGAACGCCTGGAACGCGCGCCACGCCCGGGGATGGTAGCAGGGGTGGTAGGGGCGCGCCGCGGCGGGTCCCAGCCAGAGGTCCCACTTGAGTGTATCGGGCACGGGCGGAGTTTCTTCGGGCACGCGGCCTTCCTTGGGACTCCAGCTCGCGTGGCCCCAGGGGTAGTAGGAATCCGAGCAGAAGGCGTGCACTTCGCGCACCTCGCCAATGACCCCGCCCTGGATGCACTCGACCACCGTGCGCGTCCCATTGCCAGCGTGGCCCTGGATGCCCATCTGCGTGACCACGCCGGCTTCCTTGGCAGCCTGGGCCAGCATACGGCACTCGTAGAGGTCGTGGGCCAGAGGTTTCTGGCAGAACACATGCTTGCCGGCCTTGATGGCCGCCATCGCGATGACCGCATGCGTGTGATCGGGCGTCGCGATGACCACGCCGTCCAGATCTTTCTCCGCGGCGAGCATCTCGCGGTAATCGGTGTAGCGCCGGGCGTCGGGAAATGCTTCAAAAATCGGTTTCGCGTACTCGCTGTCCACGTCGCACAGCGCGACGAATTGTTCGCCCGAAAGGCTCTTGATGTTGCTCGCGCCCATACCCCCGAAACCTATTGCGGCAAGGCTGAGTTTTTCGTTTGGCGGCGTTTCGGCGGCGTTCAACACCAGGCGCGGCCCCGTCGCGCATGAAGCCGCTGATAACGCAGCCGTGCTTGCCAGAAACGTTCTGCG encodes:
- a CDS encoding Gfo/Idh/MocA family oxidoreductase; translated protein: MKQRKQGGMTRRTFLASTAALSAASCATGPRLVLNAAETPPNEKLSLAAIGFGGMGASNIKSLSGEQFVALCDVDSEYAKPIFEAFPDARRYTDYREMLAAEKDLDGVVIATPDHTHAVIAMAAIKAGKHVFCQKPLAHDLYECRMLAQAAKEAGVVTQMGIQGHAGNGTRTVVECIQGGVIGEVREVHAFCSDSYYPWGHASWSPKEGRVPEETPPVPDTLKWDLWLGPAAARPYHPCYHPRAWRAFQAFGSGWMADRGAHTLDSAVWALKLGPPTRISATSTGTSEEMHPVSAVVNFDFPAREGMPPVTVTWYTGLHIPRPAGVPAGEQIGDPTGGLLYIGSEGMMTCDTYGERPRLLPAARMEGFKPPEPSIPRVEGEGIENDWVRAIRSGTKACADFSYSGPLSEVCALGNVAQHFEDTSIEWDAANMTVTNIPDANKYLRTTYREGWSL